The genomic interval GCGCCTGCTCGGCTCGGCGATCGACATCACGGAGCAGAAGCGGGTGAGCGCCCAGCTCCGGTTCAGCGATGAGCTGTACCGCACGCTGATCGAGAACTACCCCGGCGGCGCCGTGCTGCTCTTCGACGGTGATGCACGCCTGCTGCTCGCTGCCGGCCGCGGGCTGAAGGAGGCCGGCCTCGACGAGTCGGGGTTGATCGGCGCGCCGTTCGGGCAGGGGCTGGACCAGCACACCGCCTCGCTCGTGCAGCGCCGCTGCCGGGCCGCCCTGCGCGGCACCGAGCAGCAGTTCGAGCTGCGCCTCGGCGAAAAGACGTATGACGTGCGCGCAGTGCCGGTGCGCGACGCCGACGGCACCATCCGCTTCGGCATGGCCCTGACGCTCGATGTCACCGAGCGCCGGCGGCTGGAGGCCGATGTGCGCCAGTCGCAGAAGATGGAGGCCGTCGGCACGCTGGCCGGCGGCATCGCCCACGACTTCAACAACATCCTCGCCTCCGTGATCGGCTACGCGGAGCTGGCGATGCTCGATGCCGAGTCCGACGAGCTGCAGGCCGACCTGCGGCAGGTGCTCACCGCCGCGGCGCGCGGCCGCCAGATGGTGCAGCGCATCCTGGCGTTCAGCCGCCGCAGCGGCGAGGAACTCCACCCGGTGGAGCTGGAGCCCATCGTCTCCGAGACGCTCCGGCTGCTCCTCCCCACGCTGCCCCCCGGCGTCACGATCGACTTCCACGACGAGGAGCGCGTGCCGGCGGTGCTGGGTGATGCCGGCCAGCTCCACCAGGTGGTCCTGAACCTCTGCGGCAACGCGATCTACGCGATGCGTGCCACCGGCGGCACGCTCACCGTGCGGCTCCTCCGCAGCGACCTGCTCGGCCAGCCGTACCTGCGCCTCGAGATCGCGGACACGGGCACCGGCATGAGCCCGGAGGTGCTGGAGCGGGCGCTCGACCCGTTCTTCACGACGAAGCCCCCCGACGAGGGCACCGGCATGGGCCTGGCCATGGTGCACGGCATCGTGACGGGCATGGGCGGCATCCTCAGGCTCGAATCGGAGGCCGGCAAGGGCACAGTGGCCATCGTGGACCTCCCGGCCGACCTGGGGCGCCCCACGCCGACCGCGAGCCTCGGCGTCGCCGACACGATCCCGCGCGGCCTCGAGCGCATCATGGTGGTGGACGACGAGCCTGCCGTCGCTGCGTTCCTCTCCAACGCGCTGGCCCGCTTCGGCTACCGCACGAGTGCCTTCACCAGCGCCGACGCGGCGATGGCGCAGCTCGCCGACCCGCAGGAGCACTACGACCTGCTGATCACCGACATGACGATGCCGCAGATCTCCGGCGAGGACCTCCTGCGCGAGGTCCGGCGCACCCACCCGAACCTTCCGGTGGTGGTCTGCACGGGCTTCAGCGCCAGCATGACGCCGGAGCGCGCCTACGAACTCGGCGCCGCCGGCTACCTCACCAAGCCGCTGTCGGTCAACGAGCTCGCGTTGCAGGTCCGTCGGATCCTCGACCTCGACACCGCCGCATCACGCTGACGTGGGGTCTGGCGAACAGCAAGAGCAACAGGCAGAGCAACCGGCAGAGCAACCGCCAGAGCAACAGCTTTGACGCAAAGGCGCAAAGGGGCGCCAAGGACGCAAAGCACAGCGGGACGCCGCGGTCGGCGATGCATGCCATCGTCGAGCGCAGGCGACGGGAACGAATTGAAGGGAAGAGCAACAGCGACAGCAACGGCGACAGCAACGGCGACAGCAACGGCGACAGCGACGGCAGGGCGACTGAACTGGTGCCGGAGTTGCACTTGCAGTTCACCTGCAGACCGATACCCCGGGTTGCTCGGAGCCGTGCGGCACACACGGAACTCTTTGCGTCCTTCGCCCCCTTTGTGGCCTTTGCGCTGAGCTGTTGTCGTGGTCGTGGCCGGTGCCGGCAGAAACGACGAAGGGGGCGCGTCCGAGTGGACGCGCCCCCTTCTGTCGTGCGACCGATTCCTTACGGGCGGATCGGCTTCAGTTCCGTGCGGCGGTTCAGCGCGCGACCGGCGCGGGTCCGGTTGTCGGCGCGCGGCTCGCTCGGGCCGTAGCCCTTCGTCTCGAGACGCGAGGCGTCGATGCCGGCGGCAACCAGCAGGCGCTTGACCGAGGCTGCGCGAGCCGCCGAGAGGCGGGTGTTCGCGCGGGCCGAGCCGGTGTTGTCGGTGTGGCCACCAACCTCGACACGGACCGTCGGCGAGGCCTTCAGCATGTCGGCGGCACGCAGCAGCACGGTCCGCGAGGCGGGCGTGAGAGCGGCGGAACCGGTGCGGAAGTTCACACCTTCGAGGACCAGGGTCTTGGCGGTGTCGAGCACCGAGTTGACGACCGGGCAACCCGTGGCATCCACGCGGGTGCCAGCCGGGGTGCTCGCGCAGCGGTCGGCGTCATCCATCACGCCGTCGCCGTCCGAGTCCTTCGGGACCGGGCAACCCTGAGCTGTGACCTGCGTGCCACGCGGCGTGTTCGGGCAGCGGTCGCTGGCATCCGCCACGCCGTCGCCGTCGCTGTCGATCGGGCAACCAGTGGCATCCACGCGCACACCAGCCGGCGTGTTCGCGCACTTGTCCTGGTAGTCCGCGACGCCGTCCTTGTCGCTGTCGACCGGGCAGCCAGTGCTGTCCACCGTCACGCCAGCCGGCGTGTTGGCGCACTTGTCCTGGAAGTCCGCGACACCATCACGGTCGCTGTCGAGCGGGCAGCCGGTCGCGTCGACACGCACACCTGCCGGCGTGCTCGCGCACTTGTCGTTCTTGTCGGCCACACCGTCGCCGTCAGCATCATGCGGCTTGGTGTTGAACAGGTAGCTGACGCCGAACTGGCCGCCGATGTTCGTGCTGCGCTTGTTGTTGAACAGGCGGTTCGTGCCGTTGTCGAACTGCGAGCCGTCCACCGTGACCGCGGCGCGGAACGCGACGTTGTCGGTCAGGCCGAGGCGCGCGCCGATCAGCGAGGCCCAGCTGTACTCATTGAACTTCTTCACGGTCTGAGCGGTGTTGGAACCAGCCGGCGAGTTGGGTTCCAGCCACCGCTGCTCATTGCGGACAGCGCCAAGTCCGAGGAGGAGCTCAACCTGCTCCTGCACCGGAATCGAGAAAACACCGCGGAGATGAATCGGCGTGTACGACGACAGCGAGCGCGTCGCCACAGGGACATTGGTCACGCGGCCGTTCGCGGACGAGAGCTCGGTCTCGACGGCGAAGTTCCGGTGCAAGTACAGGCCGAGCAGGCCGGTCGGCGAGGTCACGGACGAGAAGCTCTTGATGCCGACGTCCGACACGCGGACTCCGGCATTGACTTCGACCGTACCAGCCTGGGGCGTCTGCGCAAACAGCGGCGCTGCGCTGATCGCAAGCGCGAACAGCGAGCCCGCCGAGCGCAGGCGAACAGATAGCGTCATGCCACCTCCGAAGGGGTGTTAAGTGCGAGGGAGCTGCAGAGATTCCGGAATAGTCGCCCACCAGAGCCGATTGCGCTAGCGGTCCGGAACTTATTGGTACCGCAAGGGATGGGCCCGAACGCAGGCTGTTCTCCCGCATGCGGCGCACACCACCGTACTGCACGCCGGACTTCTGCTGCGTCCGGATCGAGCGGTCACCCGTGCACGAGTGACCGAGCACTGCACAAACTGTCGAGCTCGCCTGTGCACGAGGCACCGGTTGCTACACCACGCACGGCGCCACGTTTCACTGCCGTGCCCCTGGAAGTATCGGCTCGGAAGTCTCGGATCATCATCGCCAGTCCGGATGACGACCCGCATCGCCACGCGTCACACCACCCGTCCCGTCCCGCGCACCCAACCGACGCGGATGGCCGTCGCCGCAAGGAGCATCACACCCGTCACCATCCACGGCCCCACCGCGGCACCCTCCGCACGCGCCGCCCCGAGCAGCATCACGGCCAGCACCCACCCGGCGATACACAGGAGGTGCGCGACCACTTTCTGCTGCACCAGGACATGCACGGCCAGTGATGCGATCATCCAGCCGACGAATGGTGCCAGCACGCCCGCGACGACCCGCGCCGACAGCCACGCCACGTCGGGCACCACGCCGGCACCAAGGCCGGCACCGACCGCCGCGGCCACCGCCAGCAGTCCGACCACCACGCCCTGCGCCGCGACGACGCCGGCGACGCGACCGGCGATGAGCGCGCCGTCCGCCACCGGCAGCACGTCGAAGAACGCGGCCGACCGATCCTCGCGCTCCCTCCACACGAGCTCGCCAGCGTAGATCGTCGCCAGCAGGATCAGGAACAGTCGGGCATGGAGAGTCACAGCCGAGTACGCCAGCAGCGTCACGTCGGCGGCCGAAGGGG from Gemmatimonadaceae bacterium carries:
- a CDS encoding PAS domain S-box protein — translated: MTTLELPTASTPVPAFLVTRFARGRLSLWILLSAIAAVLDPALLRDLPRWVFAIWASWIAISALLVIALEYVLPPVRRHWLDALQACIDIPVIVLITVYAGATTYLLAPCLAIPVASATGWLPKRPALSVAAAAELAMLVVIMLTAAGVATPQPTGAARLADAPRSFLVMVLALQAASLAVIAYLQFSAVRVARDRRDRWQRLFDGAPDSIFVLDRNANVVRMNAAARRITGFTDAEMRAGQVSRFTAVEDRDRAMTQVNRALAGENSSYEARGVRADGSLANVLVSNAPLVEDGAITGVLSIVHDITDIRRAEEERRQMEQSLDQHRRLLQSIVSTVPTYLYVLDFRMHRVTFANDALLQMLGKSLEQISTMSRDGLLGMYHPEDVDTMRRGADAMRTGSDMKLEMTYRLMGGDGEWRWLSDCVTVFERDADGTVTRLLGSAIDITEQKRVSAQLRFSDELYRTLIENYPGGAVLLFDGDARLLLAAGRGLKEAGLDESGLIGAPFGQGLDQHTASLVQRRCRAALRGTEQQFELRLGEKTYDVRAVPVRDADGTIRFGMALTLDVTERRRLEADVRQSQKMEAVGTLAGGIAHDFNNILASVIGYAELAMLDAESDELQADLRQVLTAAARGRQMVQRILAFSRRSGEELHPVELEPIVSETLRLLLPTLPPGVTIDFHDEERVPAVLGDAGQLHQVVLNLCGNAIYAMRATGGTLTVRLLRSDLLGQPYLRLEIADTGTGMSPEVLERALDPFFTTKPPDEGTGMGLAMVHGIVTGMGGILRLESEAGKGTVAIVDLPADLGRPTPTASLGVADTIPRGLERIMVVDDEPAVAAFLSNALARFGYRTSAFTSADAAMAQLADPQEHYDLLITDMTMPQISGEDLLREVRRTHPNLPVVVCTGFSASMTPERAYELGAAGYLTKPLSVNELALQVRRILDLDTAASR
- a CDS encoding OmpA family protein — encoded protein: MTLSVRLRSAGSLFALAISAAPLFAQTPQAGTVEVNAGVRVSDVGIKSFSSVTSPTGLLGLYLHRNFAVETELSSANGRVTNVPVATRSLSSYTPIHLRGVFSIPVQEQVELLLGLGAVRNEQRWLEPNSPAGSNTAQTVKKFNEYSWASLIGARLGLTDNVAFRAAVTVDGSQFDNGTNRLFNNKRSTNIGGQFGVSYLFNTKPHDADGDGVADKNDKCASTPAGVRVDATGCPLDSDRDGVADFQDKCANTPAGVTVDSTGCPVDSDKDGVADYQDKCANTPAGVRVDATGCPIDSDGDGVADASDRCPNTPRGTQVTAQGCPVPKDSDGDGVMDDADRCASTPAGTRVDATGCPVVNSVLDTAKTLVLEGVNFRTGSAALTPASRTVLLRAADMLKASPTVRVEVGGHTDNTGSARANTRLSAARAASVKRLLVAAGIDASRLETKGYGPSEPRADNRTRAGRALNRRTELKPIRP